In one window of Poriferisphaera corsica DNA:
- a CDS encoding glycosyltransferase family 2 protein, protein MSETIKLLIVIVNYRATDLTLNCLKSISTQIDDVSGVRVAICENGTSETDACRINQFIEENRWNSWCWLKAVMPNRGFSGGNNVILQDALKWDKPPENFLLLNADTILRVDAIRELMAAVESNPKAGIVSPRLEWPDETPQISCFNFINPLSEFIDAAHTGFITRILKSYDVPVEISDSPTEPEWTTFACALIKCSVFQEIGLLDPGYFLYFDDPDFCRRARQHGWSVLNWPAARVIHLRGQSNPVKTLTKELKKRPSYFYASRARYFAKFYSVPGLWLTNILWSIGRILSLIREIFGHKTPHICDEQAKDIWTNWSHPLRISKTSGVPGK, encoded by the coding sequence ATGTCAGAGACAATAAAATTATTAATTGTAATAGTTAATTATAGAGCCACAGATCTTACATTAAATTGCCTTAAGTCTATTAGTACTCAAATCGATGATGTGTCAGGCGTACGTGTTGCTATATGTGAGAATGGTACAAGTGAAACTGATGCATGCAGGATCAATCAATTTATTGAAGAGAATCGATGGAACAGTTGGTGCTGGTTAAAAGCGGTCATGCCAAATCGGGGCTTTTCAGGTGGAAATAATGTCATTTTACAGGATGCATTGAAATGGGATAAGCCGCCAGAGAATTTTTTGCTTCTAAATGCGGATACTATTTTGCGTGTCGATGCAATTCGAGAATTAATGGCGGCTGTAGAATCTAATCCAAAAGCTGGTATTGTTAGTCCACGTCTTGAATGGCCTGATGAAACACCGCAAATTAGTTGTTTTAATTTCATTAATCCATTAAGTGAATTTATTGATGCAGCACATACTGGATTCATTACTAGAATACTTAAATCGTATGATGTTCCGGTTGAAATCTCGGATTCTCCAACTGAACCGGAATGGACAACTTTCGCTTGTGCGCTAATAAAGTGCTCAGTTTTTCAAGAGATCGGCTTACTAGATCCGGGATATTTTTTATATTTTGATGACCCCGATTTTTGCCGCCGCGCACGCCAGCATGGTTGGTCAGTTTTAAATTGGCCTGCAGCTCGGGTGATTCATTTGCGTGGGCAAAGTAATCCCGTTAAAACTTTGACGAAGGAACTGAAGAAAAGACCATCTTATTTCTATGCTTCACGAGCAAGGTACTTTGCAAAATTTTACTCAGTACCAGGGCTGTGGCTGACGAACATACTATGGTCAATTGGGCGTATTCTTTCATTGATTAGGGAAATATTTGGCCATAAAACTCCGCATATCTGTGATGAACAAGCTAAAGATATTTGGACGAATTGGTCTCATCCTTTACGAATTTCTAAAACATCAGGTGTTCCCGGTAAATGA
- a CDS encoding WecB/TagA/CpsF family glycosyltransferase, with amino-acid sequence MNYITQKQFNGRDSDLPTIRLYGITIHAISEKDCINYVLNSLDDNRGGWIVTPNLDHLYRLVHDQDFFNLCANADLTVADGMPLVWASRLQRTPLPERIAGSTLTISLSSNAAIRNKKIFLLGGANNTAEKAAANLQRTIDHIEIVGVFSPIIVNNLSDNVLQMIVQQLDVAKPDIVYVALGSPKQERLIAKLRVRFPSVWFIGVGISFSFIAGDVKRAPSWIQKIGLEWIHRFVQEPRRLAGRYLIRGIPFGMSLLGASLLKRYSGTQRS; translated from the coding sequence ATGAATTATATTACACAGAAACAATTCAATGGGAGAGATAGTGATTTGCCAACCATTAGGCTTTATGGCATTACTATTCACGCAATCTCGGAGAAGGATTGTATTAATTACGTCTTGAACTCACTGGATGATAACAGAGGCGGGTGGATAGTAACGCCGAATTTAGATCATCTGTATCGACTCGTTCATGATCAAGATTTTTTTAATTTATGTGCTAATGCAGATCTTACTGTGGCAGATGGTATGCCATTAGTTTGGGCAAGTAGATTGCAAAGAACACCATTACCGGAACGAATTGCTGGGTCAACACTAACGATTAGTTTATCAAGTAATGCCGCAATCAGAAACAAAAAAATTTTCCTATTAGGTGGCGCAAATAATACCGCTGAAAAGGCAGCGGCTAATCTTCAACGTACAATAGATCATATTGAAATAGTTGGTGTGTTTTCACCTATTATTGTCAATAATTTGAGTGATAACGTTCTTCAAATGATTGTTCAGCAATTAGATGTTGCAAAGCCAGATATTGTGTATGTTGCTTTGGGGTCGCCTAAGCAGGAAAGGTTAATTGCAAAGCTAAGAGTACGTTTCCCATCTGTTTGGTTTATTGGAGTTGGAATTTCATTCTCGTTTATTGCTGGTGATGTCAAGAGAGCTCCGTCATGGATTCAGAAAATTGGTTTAGAGTGGATACACCGGTTTGTCCAGGAACCTAGACGTTTAGCCGGTAGATATCTAATTCGTGGGATACCTTTCGGCATGAGTCTTTTGGGAGCGTCATTGTTAAAACGATATTCTGGTACTCAGCGATCGTGA
- the rfbC gene encoding dTDP-4-dehydrorhamnose 3,5-epimerase — protein MIFTETPLSGAYIIELEKRGDERGFFARAFCQREFEEHGLVTGFVQINNSLSAEVGTLRGMHYQLAPYAETKIVRTIRGSLYDVILDLRTDSPTFGKSFGQELSANNRKMMYVPKGFAHGFITLENDTEAFYFVDEFYAPEHERGIRYNDSEFDIKWPIQPTVLSEKDLNHPDFDRTLHHSV, from the coding sequence ATGATTTTTACAGAAACACCATTATCTGGTGCATATATCATTGAGCTAGAGAAACGCGGTGATGAACGAGGCTTTTTTGCTCGCGCTTTTTGCCAGCGTGAATTTGAAGAGCATGGTTTAGTAACTGGCTTTGTTCAAATTAATAATTCATTAAGTGCAGAAGTAGGAACACTTCGGGGGATGCACTATCAACTTGCGCCATATGCTGAAACGAAAATTGTTCGAACAATTCGAGGCTCGCTTTATGATGTGATTCTAGATTTACGTACAGATTCTCCAACGTTTGGCAAAAGCTTTGGGCAGGAACTATCAGCCAACAACAGAAAAATGATGTACGTACCTAAAGGTTTCGCGCACGGGTTCATTACTCTCGAAAATGATACTGAGGCATTTTACTTTGTTGATGAATTTTATGCCCCTGAACATGAAAGAGGGATTCGATATAACGATTCGGAATTCGATATTAAGTGGCCAATACAACCTACTGTTCTTTCAGAGAAAGATTTAAATCATCCGGATTTTGATAGAACGCTCCACCATTCGGTATGA
- a CDS encoding glycosyltransferase: MNKYPDFIIIGAMKCATTSLHDLLALQNGVFMTEPKEPNYFSDDDVYINGVDWYESLYENANPYDLTGESSTHYTKLPTYPITTKRLFDYKNDVKIIYIIRHPIERLISQYIHEWTEKTIKEDINTAIDRYPRLISYSRFAYQLTPYIELFGTSNIQLLSFEYFIRNQENVLHDVCDFIGYHDKAIAYQNAHSNVSKKRERVSSFRDLIVYSKLFTYIRHHYISASYRNKIKQFWQMKGRPEISPDRLDRLELIFNNDLELINKWFDLELNCCNFSDESKKLRHFTWTNHKLMCVEYASASDHIGVVIIGRNEGERLKKSIESVLNQANYIVYVDSCSTDGSCEYARQHNVDVVVLDESQPMNMARGRNAGFTYLKENYSNIKYIQFIDGDCELHDGWLDKAYHYMENHTEVAIVSGRRNEKYPKASIYNQMIDLEWDTPVGEAKYCHGDAFCRLDALFQVGGFNTTMICGEEPEMCIRIRKNGWKIYRIDADMTFHDADIHSFSQWWMRTVRSGWGFAQGAAMHGNKPERHWVRETLNIWIYGLLIPIISFVYLPYSLIILIIYVWHFIKLYRIESGGKYSKKLRIINAFYLTIGKLPAMLGQLKFYLYKYKNNEIIDYKSTRKS, from the coding sequence ATGAATAAGTACCCGGATTTCATAATCATTGGCGCTATGAAGTGTGCAACAACATCTTTGCATGATTTGCTTGCACTACAAAATGGTGTTTTCATGACTGAGCCAAAAGAACCTAATTATTTCAGTGATGATGATGTTTATATTAATGGTGTAGATTGGTATGAATCTCTTTATGAGAATGCAAATCCTTATGATTTAACAGGTGAGTCAAGTACACATTATACAAAATTACCAACCTATCCAATAACAACAAAAAGGTTATTCGATTATAAGAACGATGTGAAAATTATTTACATTATTAGGCACCCGATAGAGCGACTAATTTCTCAGTACATTCATGAATGGACTGAGAAAACGATAAAAGAAGATATCAATACCGCAATCGATAGATATCCAAGATTGATATCGTATTCTAGATTTGCATATCAGCTTACGCCATATATTGAACTATTTGGTACTAGCAATATACAGTTACTATCATTTGAGTATTTCATTCGTAACCAAGAGAACGTACTTCATGATGTGTGTGATTTTATAGGATATCATGATAAGGCAATAGCTTATCAAAATGCTCATAGTAATGTTTCGAAGAAAAGAGAACGTGTTTCATCATTTCGTGATTTAATTGTATATTCTAAGTTGTTTACGTATATAAGGCATCATTACATTTCAGCATCATACCGAAATAAAATCAAACAATTTTGGCAGATGAAAGGCCGGCCGGAAATTTCACCAGATCGCTTAGATAGGTTAGAACTTATATTTAATAATGATCTGGAATTAATTAATAAATGGTTCGATCTAGAATTAAATTGTTGCAATTTTTCAGATGAAAGTAAGAAGTTAAGACATTTTACATGGACGAATCATAAATTAATGTGTGTTGAGTACGCGTCAGCAAGTGACCATATTGGTGTGGTCATTATTGGCAGGAATGAAGGCGAACGTTTAAAAAAATCGATTGAATCAGTTTTGAATCAAGCAAACTATATTGTTTACGTCGATTCCTGTTCAACAGATGGTAGTTGCGAATATGCCAGGCAGCATAATGTTGATGTTGTTGTTTTAGATGAAAGTCAGCCAATGAATATGGCTAGGGGACGTAACGCCGGTTTTACCTACTTGAAAGAAAATTACTCTAATATTAAGTATATACAGTTCATCGATGGTGATTGTGAGTTGCATGATGGTTGGTTAGATAAGGCATATCATTATATGGAGAATCACACAGAAGTAGCAATTGTTAGTGGTCGAAGAAATGAAAAGTATCCGAAAGCTTCAATATACAACCAAATGATTGATCTTGAATGGGATACCCCTGTTGGCGAGGCTAAATATTGCCACGGAGATGCTTTTTGCAGGTTAGATGCTCTATTTCAGGTAGGTGGATTTAATACGACAATGATTTGTGGTGAAGAGCCGGAGATGTGTATTCGTATTCGTAAGAATGGCTGGAAAATATACCGAATTGATGCTGATATGACATTTCATGATGCTGATATACACAGTTTTTCGCAATGGTGGATGCGTACAGTTCGATCTGGCTGGGGTTTTGCGCAGGGCGCAGCGATGCATGGGAACAAACCCGAAAGGCATTGGGTTCGAGAAACACTTAATATATGGATATACGGCTTGCTGATACCCATTATATCGTTTGTATATCTGCCTTATAGTTTGATTATTCTAATTATTTATGTTTGGCATTTTATAAAACTATATCGTATTGAAAGTGGCGGAAAATACTCGAAAAAACTACGTATAATTAATGCTTTCTATCTCACAATAGGCAAATTGCCAGCAATGTTGGGTCAGTTGAAATTTTACTTATACAAGTATAAGAATAATGAAATTATTGACTATAAAAGCACTAGAAAGTCATGA
- a CDS encoding nucleotide-binding protein — MVQKNDDLAQFGMTAWDGMDAKDEPRQTNRIFMLLRGRYHWAIVLAAIFGIAGGMAGYFRKGHEFQSRAQIQIPQSRDVLLYNDVDTPFQISTFDAYMEAQVQLIQSPQVLNEALVDPRFERQFGKLPRQQALQVFDKDLLVLHPRKQEVINFSFVAGTPEKAQAGVQSVLDAYLAYTQRRDERRDSDKISQIRNIRQTQQNRISRLQQEKSFLISEYGTETTLIVEHDNLRKNIQTIKDELRELQAKIKSFVPSYDVDAEDKDDQLPDEGTMASDAIVAQLAQTDPRIRTLLNQKELLESRLHMFDTRGIGAGHTEVRNTKAELQAVKRQIDQYVLSGSGLALDGAGVPQSPLKQLRAREQALEDEISDKDASALTLAERINKIAQINEEIGETKDDLTFSTTRLERLEVEQPVEQTVHVLNSGDFPLEPYNTVKRVQFGIIGFGGGAGFGVGIVLLIGLADRRLRHVEDAQVGFKDIRMLGVLPTLPTELADPEQAAIASHAVHHIRTLLQIASNPDKDQGIAYAITGPAAGSGKTSMSVALGLSFAATGSKTLLIDCDLVAGGLTRRLDAHVNRSIAEILFTQEIITEQHVHEVQLATRNRDISEKQFIIDRGIATEEQVAQAIAMQSETSVGILDACSGLNVRDAAGPTDIDNLFVLPIGDAKPHHAGQLSPVELSKLVQQAKRYYDVILIDTGPVLGSLEASIMAAAVDNVIMVVSRGDQKSLTTKSFEHLYTLKAQIAGVVFNHALSEDMQKTSYATMSAAQSRISHDYKPSSVFTQQQSERFGPLASAVASYGTVKSKRPA, encoded by the coding sequence ATGGTTCAAAAGAATGATGATTTAGCACAATTTGGAATGACCGCATGGGACGGTATGGATGCGAAAGATGAGCCTCGGCAAACCAACCGTATATTCATGTTATTACGAGGGAGATATCATTGGGCTATCGTATTGGCTGCGATTTTCGGTATAGCTGGCGGTATGGCAGGATATTTTCGTAAGGGGCATGAATTTCAATCACGTGCACAGATTCAGATTCCTCAATCACGAGATGTTTTACTATATAACGACGTAGATACACCATTTCAAATCAGTACATTCGATGCTTACATGGAAGCTCAAGTGCAGCTCATCCAATCTCCACAGGTTTTGAATGAGGCATTAGTCGATCCTAGATTCGAACGACAATTTGGCAAACTCCCGCGACAGCAGGCACTGCAAGTTTTTGATAAAGACCTTTTGGTTCTGCATCCACGCAAGCAGGAAGTGATCAACTTTAGTTTTGTTGCCGGTACGCCAGAAAAAGCGCAAGCAGGTGTTCAATCAGTTCTTGATGCATATTTAGCATATACACAGAGAAGAGATGAACGACGAGATTCAGATAAGATCAGCCAAATCCGTAATATTCGTCAAACTCAGCAAAATCGTATTTCACGATTACAACAGGAAAAAAGTTTCCTGATCAGTGAGTACGGAACTGAAACGACTCTTATCGTCGAACATGACAACTTAAGAAAGAACATTCAAACGATCAAAGATGAGTTACGTGAGTTACAAGCAAAAATTAAGTCATTTGTTCCGAGCTATGATGTTGATGCAGAAGATAAAGATGATCAATTGCCTGATGAAGGAACAATGGCATCAGACGCTATCGTAGCGCAGTTAGCACAAACAGATCCAAGGATCCGCACCTTACTCAATCAAAAGGAGCTACTCGAATCCAGATTGCATATGTTTGATACGCGTGGTATTGGAGCGGGGCACACAGAAGTACGTAATACGAAGGCTGAACTTCAGGCTGTGAAACGCCAAATTGATCAGTATGTTCTTTCAGGAAGTGGATTAGCACTAGATGGGGCAGGAGTTCCGCAGTCACCATTGAAGCAATTACGGGCACGTGAACAAGCACTTGAAGATGAAATTTCTGATAAGGATGCTTCAGCACTAACGCTTGCAGAGCGTATTAACAAAATCGCTCAAATCAATGAAGAAATTGGTGAAACGAAGGATGACTTAACATTTTCAACAACGCGTCTTGAACGGCTAGAGGTTGAGCAGCCTGTTGAACAAACTGTTCATGTACTTAATTCAGGTGATTTTCCGCTCGAGCCGTACAACACCGTTAAACGAGTCCAGTTTGGCATCATCGGTTTTGGTGGTGGCGCTGGATTTGGCGTGGGTATCGTTCTGTTAATCGGTCTTGCTGATCGTCGTTTACGGCATGTTGAAGACGCTCAGGTTGGCTTCAAGGACATTCGAATGCTGGGCGTATTGCCGACTTTACCTACAGAGCTTGCAGATCCCGAACAAGCTGCAATCGCATCGCACGCCGTCCATCACATACGTACCTTGCTACAGATTGCATCCAATCCTGACAAGGATCAAGGCATAGCTTATGCCATCACCGGCCCCGCGGCAGGCTCTGGTAAAACATCCATGTCCGTAGCTTTAGGTCTTTCATTCGCTGCCACGGGTTCAAAAACACTACTGATTGACTGCGATCTTGTTGCTGGCGGTCTTACAAGACGTTTAGATGCGCATGTTAATAGATCAATTGCTGAAATTCTTTTCACACAAGAGATTATTACTGAGCAGCATGTTCATGAAGTTCAGTTAGCAACGCGTAATCGAGACATATCGGAAAAGCAATTTATTATTGATCGAGGCATTGCGACTGAAGAGCAAGTTGCGCAAGCAATTGCAATGCAAAGTGAAACATCCGTTGGCATACTTGATGCCTGCTCTGGTCTAAATGTTCGAGATGCAGCAGGCCCGACTGATATTGATAACCTTTTTGTTCTCCCTATCGGCGATGCAAAACCCCATCATGCAGGACAACTCTCGCCTGTCGAATTGAGTAAACTCGTTCAACAAGCCAAAAGATACTACGACGTAATCTTGATTGATACGGGACCAGTTCTTGGTTCACTTGAAGCTTCCATTATGGCCGCAGCGGTTGACAACGTAATCATGGTCGTCTCAAGAGGTGATCAAAAATCTTTGACCACTAAATCATTTGAGCATCTCTATACGCTCAAAGCTCAAATTGCAGGTGTCGTCTTTAATCACGCGTTGAGTGAGGATATGCAGAAAACATCCTATGCCACAATGTCTGCCGCCCAGTCTCGCATTTCACATGATTACAAACCTTCAAGTGTATTCACGCAGCAACAATCTGAACGTTTCGGCCCGCTCGCATCTGCGGTCGCTTCCTATGGTACTGTAAAATCAAAACGGCCAGCCTAA
- a CDS encoding exosortase/archaeosortase family protein, with product MSQKIYIVPRVLSRNGWTMMHLAFLVIMLVIGCFFTRLAWQTIWLTAVYYQHALYVILIPFISIWLFYVRRHRMRFCAPVSTWVGPLIVLAGWFIYAYGQNLNVATIWMIGALLIVFGCGVSVVGTDVLSKFVPAFVVLVFLIPVPTPVASVVSLPVQIATTDVTQVIYGLMGVEIQREGMLLFNDDGIPISIAHTGRVVALFMTFLLMSYAFAFGMPLRPIVRLIVIGSSPFIALFVNIIRSLATTWMYNVYDPISVYHFMAYIAWGTLILTVLVLYMVIRLLLWTSIPLNRFSIPKDT from the coding sequence ATGAGTCAGAAAATATACATTGTTCCAAGGGTACTGTCACGTAATGGATGGACAATGATGCACCTAGCTTTTCTTGTGATTATGCTTGTGATAGGATGCTTTTTTACAAGACTTGCATGGCAGACAATTTGGTTGACCGCGGTTTATTATCAACACGCATTGTATGTAATCTTAATTCCTTTCATCTCAATTTGGTTGTTTTATGTTCGAAGGCATCGAATGAGATTTTGTGCACCCGTTTCAACATGGGTTGGTCCATTAATAGTTTTGGCCGGTTGGTTTATCTATGCATATGGGCAAAATTTGAATGTTGCAACGATTTGGATGATAGGAGCGCTTCTAATTGTATTTGGATGTGGGGTGTCAGTTGTAGGTACAGATGTACTTTCAAAATTTGTGCCAGCTTTTGTAGTATTGGTTTTTCTCATCCCAGTACCTACTCCAGTTGCCTCTGTTGTATCGCTTCCGGTTCAAATTGCTACGACAGATGTTACTCAAGTCATTTATGGCCTCATGGGTGTAGAGATACAACGAGAGGGTATGCTTCTTTTCAATGATGATGGAATTCCAATTTCTATCGCTCATACTGGCAGAGTTGTTGCTCTCTTTATGACTTTTCTTTTGATGTCATATGCCTTTGCTTTTGGAATGCCGCTTCGGCCAATTGTTAGGCTAATAGTCATTGGAAGCAGTCCGTTCATCGCTTTATTTGTTAATATCATTAGGTCTCTAGCGACGACATGGATGTATAACGTATACGATCCAATTAGTGTTTATCATTTCATGGCATATATAGCATGGGGCACATTGATTTTAACTGTATTAGTTTTATATATGGTAATTAGATTGCTTCTTTGGACATCGATACCCTTAAATCGCTTTTCCATACCAAAAGATACTTAG
- a CDS encoding NAD-dependent epimerase/dehydratase family protein encodes MKILFTGASSFTGCWFVKQLVEQGHEVTAIFRQSESDYIDLRKKRIDVFENKVECVFNTSFGNERFIKLIQKSQYWDVLCHHAADVEGYKTLSFDIASAVHHNCYNMYTVMSELKSKSCNHLVMTGSVFEQNEGMGDSVLEAFNPYGFSKGMSFQIAEYLGNMLNINVSKFVIPNPFGMLEEPRFTNYLCKSWAENTVPIINTPDYVRDNIHISLLANAYVKSVEFASSSGRCININPSGYVETQGAFATRFAYEIGRRLDVHLQCRFAFQDVFGEPRLRFNTSPAMSYVPSWNESDAWDELANYYDYKYQLSNN; translated from the coding sequence ATGAAAATTCTGTTTACTGGAGCAAGCTCATTTACTGGCTGCTGGTTTGTAAAGCAACTTGTGGAGCAAGGTCATGAGGTTACAGCTATATTTCGGCAATCAGAGTCAGATTATATTGATCTTAGAAAAAAACGTATAGATGTATTTGAGAATAAAGTCGAATGTGTTTTTAATACTTCCTTCGGCAATGAACGATTCATAAAATTGATACAGAAATCACAATATTGGGACGTGCTATGTCATCATGCGGCAGATGTGGAGGGTTACAAAACATTGTCGTTTGATATCGCTTCCGCAGTTCATCATAATTGCTATAACATGTACACGGTTATGTCAGAATTAAAGTCGAAGTCGTGCAATCATTTAGTTATGACAGGAAGTGTTTTTGAACAAAACGAAGGTATGGGAGATTCTGTATTAGAGGCATTTAATCCATATGGATTTTCAAAAGGAATGTCATTTCAGATTGCAGAATATTTAGGGAATATGTTGAACATAAATGTGAGTAAGTTCGTTATTCCAAATCCTTTTGGTATGCTTGAAGAACCTCGCTTTACAAATTATCTTTGTAAATCATGGGCAGAAAATACGGTACCTATAATTAATACGCCTGATTACGTTAGAGATAATATTCACATATCATTGTTGGCGAATGCGTACGTAAAATCAGTTGAGTTTGCATCATCTTCCGGGCGGTGCATAAATATAAATCCGAGCGGATATGTTGAAACGCAAGGAGCTTTCGCAACGCGATTTGCATATGAGATTGGTCGTAGATTAGACGTACATCTACAATGTCGATTTGCATTTCAAGATGTCTTTGGCGAACCAAGGTTAAGATTTAATACATCGCCTGCAATGTCATACGTTCCATCTTGGAATGAATCTGATGCATGGGATGAATTAGCTAACTACTACGATTATAAATATCAGCTTAGCAATAACTGA
- a CDS encoding GlgC family sugar phosphate nucleotidyltransferase, whose protein sequence is MSKCTSKNECIKAAIVLAGSVRATDLRKKTTKNFLDLPVSEDETIITRFVLMLSNAFDSLGQPDAILRFILDRGSPRIKSDLTSVANFAIQFDFDPNEFRGTGGILRDISEEYDDEDLLLIMNASQIMVGSVKDLISEMIVANSDVVIASQKDDTPLDVILIRAKVLKDINKVGFVDFKEQALPKIVLKRDVKVHRSDCLRTYPVRTLNNYIDAIKLLNGHIVTGTKLNDEDWMPLFSIIESGANVHSTAQIHDSVILRGANVSEHAVIVRSLITSTGIVKPKQSVVDTIIV, encoded by the coding sequence ATGAGTAAATGTACCTCCAAAAATGAATGTATAAAAGCGGCCATTGTTTTGGCTGGTTCTGTACGTGCGACAGATTTACGTAAAAAAACAACTAAGAATTTTTTAGATTTACCTGTTTCAGAAGATGAGACAATTATTACTCGATTTGTGTTAATGTTAAGTAATGCGTTTGATAGTTTAGGTCAGCCGGATGCTATACTTCGATTTATATTAGATAGAGGATCGCCTAGAATTAAATCGGATTTGACTAGTGTGGCAAATTTTGCGATTCAATTTGATTTTGATCCAAATGAGTTTCGTGGTACTGGTGGAATATTGAGAGATATTTCAGAAGAATACGATGACGAAGATTTGTTGCTGATAATGAATGCATCACAAATCATGGTTGGATCTGTTAAAGATCTGATTTCGGAAATGATTGTAGCCAATTCCGATGTTGTTATTGCTTCTCAAAAAGATGATACTCCTTTGGATGTAATACTTATACGTGCAAAGGTTCTTAAGGATATTAATAAAGTTGGTTTTGTAGATTTCAAGGAACAAGCTTTACCGAAAATTGTTTTAAAACGTGATGTTAAAGTACATCGGTCGGATTGTTTACGTACGTATCCAGTACGCACACTAAATAACTATATTGACGCCATTAAATTATTAAATGGTCATATTGTTACAGGAACGAAACTAAATGATGAAGATTGGATGCCGCTATTTTCTATTATAGAGTCAGGTGCGAATGTTCATTCGACTGCACAAATTCATGATTCGGTTATTTTGCGGGGTGCAAATGTAAGCGAGCATGCAGTTATTGTTCGCTCACTAATTACCTCAACTGGGATCGTGAAGCCTAAACAATCTGTTGTTGATACGATCATTGTGTGA
- a CDS encoding glycosyltransferase: MSLDIAYVIIWFAVVLTAGSLWFLILELLLSLKNINNSVVSLNCDDSKLDLRNQIAVVVPAHNEEACISRTLKNICNQIDENDILVVVAHNCNDHTVELSSVYTDEIITVDDSSQIGKSYAIAAAQNYLKDKTFDAVVIIDADCEISSGLIKQVTTKAVQQQRPVQSIYTLNFPNIDSDYASMSALAFYIKNKMRAIGLYNITGMANVTGSGFALPNNLFLDYNFDHGHIVEDMKMGIDFMLIDKAPILDCSFINSDLPRNDVDIHLQRQRWEHGHIQIIAEFVPQFIKKMYKSPKLSLLLFCIDLVFPPLALYFMLLFVIEFITIILSIVFDYYLPVLLLFVTNIIFVIIFFYAIWWHDQDRVLKSLWWRLPKYMIRKVPIYLRAMLGNYSGWNKTKRTS; this comes from the coding sequence ATGAGTTTGGATATTGCATACGTCATAATTTGGTTTGCAGTTGTACTTACAGCTGGTTCGTTATGGTTTCTAATTTTAGAGCTATTACTATCATTAAAGAATATCAATAATTCAGTAGTATCTTTGAATTGTGATGACTCAAAATTAGATTTGAGAAATCAAATTGCTGTCGTTGTACCTGCGCATAATGAAGAAGCCTGTATTTCAAGGACGTTGAAGAATATATGCAATCAAATTGACGAAAATGACATTCTTGTTGTGGTAGCTCACAATTGTAATGATCATACTGTGGAACTCTCAAGCGTTTATACCGATGAAATTATTACTGTAGATGATTCTTCCCAAATAGGTAAAAGTTATGCTATTGCCGCTGCTCAAAATTACTTGAAGGATAAAACATTTGATGCAGTTGTTATCATTGATGCAGATTGTGAAATATCCTCCGGCTTAATCAAACAAGTTACGACTAAAGCAGTGCAGCAGCAACGACCTGTTCAATCAATATATACATTGAATTTTCCTAACATTGATTCAGATTATGCCAGTATGTCGGCTTTGGCTTTTTATATTAAAAATAAAATGCGGGCTATAGGACTATATAATATAACTGGAATGGCTAATGTTACAGGATCTGGATTTGCTTTGCCTAACAATCTTTTTCTAGATTATAATTTTGATCATGGACATATTGTTGAAGACATGAAGATGGGTATTGACTTTATGTTAATTGATAAAGCACCTATTCTTGATTGTAGTTTTATAAATTCGGATTTGCCTCGCAATGATGTAGATATTCATCTTCAGAGACAACGTTGGGAGCATGGGCATATCCAAATTATTGCCGAATTTGTTCCTCAATTTATTAAAAAAATGTATAAGTCCCCCAAACTGTCTTTGCTACTATTTTGTATTGATTTAGTATTCCCTCCATTAGCACTTTATTTTATGCTTTTGTTCGTAATAGAATTTATTACGATCATACTATCGATAGTATTTGACTATTATCTTCCAGTATTATTGCTTTTTGTTACTAATATAATTTTTGTCATTATATTCTTCTATGCAATCTGGTGGCATGATCAGGACAGAGTGTTAAAGAGTCTATGGTGGCGTCTACCAAAGTATATGATACGCAAAGTACCAATATACTTGCGTGCAATGCTGGGTAATTATTCAGGATGGAATAAAACAAAACGAACGTCGTAG